ACCGCCTGACCACGCCGGCCGCCCGGTACCGCCTGAACGGACGCCGCAGGCCCGTTCGCTCAGCGGCCAGAGGCACCCCACCGCGCCGGGTCGTGCAGACAGGGCCGGACCCACCTCAACGGAGTGCCGCTCGACATGTCCGCGAACCTGGTGCCTGTCGGTGCGGCCGGGCGGCCTGCGGCCCAGGCACCGCTCAGCGCGGGTCCTCGTGACGCGGGTCCTCGTGACAGGGGTCCGACCGCAGGTACGCACGCCAGCCGCCGAACGAGGTGATGTCACGGGCACCCTCGACGGCCAGGGGTTCGCAGAGGAAGCCGGTCACCGAGCTGCCGTCCGCGAGTTCCACGCTGCCGAGCGTCATCGGGCGGGGCAGCGCCGCGGCCAGCGCGCCCAGCCCCTCGGCGGGCAGCCGCCACACCTCGGCCTCGACGGCGCCGCCGCCCGCGCCGACCCGGACCAGACCGGGCTTCGCGGGCACCGTGTCCAGCGCGTACAGCCGGTAGGCGGCGGCGGTCGTGGTGGTGCGCAGCAGCCGGCCGCCCGCGGCGAGCAGTTGACCGTGCAGGGGCTGTCCGGACAGATGCGCGCCGACCACCGCCAGCGGCAGCGGCGGGGCGGTGAGCAGTCCGGCGATGCGCGCGAGCCGCTCGTCGGTGAAGGCCGGGCCGACCAGCATGACACCGAACGGCAGCCCGTCCACCTCGCCGGCCGGGACGGCCACCGCCGCCAGGTCGAAGAGATTGGTCGAGTTGGTGAAGCGGCCGAGCCGGGCGTTCACGCCCAGTGGGTCGGCCGCGACCTCGGCGAGGGTCGGGTGGCCCGGTGCGGTCGGCAGCAGCAGGGCGTCCGCGTCGCCGATCGAGGCCATCGCGCGCAGCCGGAGGGACTCCAGCCGCCGCTGGTCCGCGTAGAGCCGGTGGGCCCGGACGTCCCCGGCCCGGGAGATGATGCCGGCCACGGTCGGGTCGAGGCCGGGCGAGCCGGCGTGCGCGTCGACGAAGGCGCCGACGGCGGTGTAGCGCTCGGCGACGAACGCGCCCTCGTACAGCATCGCGGCCGCCTCGGTGAACGGC
Above is a genomic segment from Streptomyces collinus Tu 365 containing:
- the atzF gene encoding allophanate hydrolase; the encoded protein is MITAVERVRAAYARIARVDRPEVWIGLRPQAEAEADAAAVDAKVAAGERLPLAGTVLAVKGNIDVAGLPTTAGCPAYAYLPDADAPAVARLRAAGAVVLGTTNLDQFATGLVGTRSPYGAVRNAVAPERVSGGSSSGSAVAVALGVADIALGTDTAGSGRVPAAFNGIVGLKPTIGLVPTEGVVPACASLDCVTVFARTLPEAEQALSLMAAPSGRALTPPVERRPGPWRIAVPTAGQLGPLDPGWAEAFRAAARLLADSGAELLTVDLAPFTEAAAMLYEGAFVAERYTAVGAFVDAHAGSPGLDPTVAGIISRAGDVRAHRLYADQRRLESLRLRAMASIGDADALLLPTAPGHPTLAEVAADPLGVNARLGRFTNSTNLFDLAAVAVPAGEVDGLPFGVMLVGPAFTDERLARIAGLLTAPPLPLAVVGAHLSGQPLHGQLLAAGGRLLRTTTTAAAYRLYALDTVPAKPGLVRVGAGGGAVEAEVWRLPAEGLGALAAALPRPMTLGSVELADGSSVTGFLCEPLAVEGARDITSFGGWRAYLRSDPCHEDPRHEDPR